The DNA sequence ATAACCGATAATCTGCATAACATTGCGATTGGCTTGACTTAAAATGGCATCCACTAATTCACTGATGTCTGTATCTTTTTTGATTTGTACCAAAGTAACGCTTAATACTTGTCCTTTAATAACAGCAATAGGTCTTTCTCTTAAATCTTGATAAGTTTGGTAATATTGCTCAAGAATTTCCACCTCTTGACGGTAAAATTCCAGTTGACTTTCTAAAGAAGCTAATTCCTGTTCCTTTGCGTCTAATATATCATCAGTTTGAGAAATGAGGCGATCGAGCTCTACTATTTGCTCATCTCGACTATTTATATCAGATTCTAACTGTTTTTGTCTCTTTTTTAACTGTTCAAGACTCCTTTGTTGCTGTTGTAAAATCACCTCTTGTTGTTCAATTTGCCCTTGTTTTTCCTGTAACTCTTGATCTCTTTGAGCGATGGATTCTTCTAATTTTAAACTTTGTTGTTGAATGTCCTCTTTTTCTATTAATAAATCTTCTTTTTCTTTAATAATTCTTCCTACTTCTTTTCTTAGTTTTTCTGTTCTATTTTGAATTTCTTTTACTTTTTTTTGAGTTGTGGATAACTCATTTTCCTTAATATTTAATTGACTTAAAACAGTATTTTGTCTATTCTTAGCTTCTAACAGAGCTTTTTCCGCCTCTTCTTTTTCCGTTTTAACTGTTTCTAATTGTTCTGTTATTTCTCGTCTTTTTTGGAGAATTTCGTCCAGTTGAAAAACTCCCTGACGTAAAGATGCACTTAAACTAAATAAAATAATTAAAGTAGAAGCAGAAATTAATGTTCCTGTACCGATAGTAATTAAAACTGCTGTTTGTTTTGGTCTTAATTGAAAAAGTCTTAATCTAGCCTTTCCAACCCTTGTGCCAATGCGATCGCCCAGTGCTGCGATTAGTCCCCCCAAAAGTAACATCGCTATGATTAAAATATAAGCGCTAGTCATTAGTTAATAATTTATGTAGTTAAAAATCAAAAAAATGATTATTTCTTGTTAGTAAAGGTGGGAGGAAACAGAGGAAAAACTTATGCAAATTGCTGACTAAGGGCAACAGGATTATGTACTGTGATTTTTTTCTTATTAATAGTAATTAAATTTTCTTGTCTTAATTCTCCTAATAAACGAGTCACCGTTACCCGTGTTGAACCAATAGCCTCTGCGATCGCTTGATGTGACAACTTTAAATCAATAGTAATACCGCTAGGGCTAGGAATACCAAAATCCCGACAAAGAATCAATAAAAAACTAACTAAACGAGAAGCCATATCACGATGGGCTAAAGTCTCAATCATCATTTCCGTTTGCAATATTCGAGACGACAAGCCTTGTAGCATCAACCTAGACAACTCAGGATTTTCTTTTAAAGAACGCTGAAAATGCTCAATAGGAGCAGAAAGTAATTCCACAGGAGTGAAAGCCACCGCATGGTAGAAGCGATCGGATTTTTGCCCAGTAATCAAAGACAAGACCCCAAAAACACTATTTTCTCGCAACAAAGCCACGGTAATCTCTTCCCCTGCCTCATAAACCCGTGACAACTTGACAGCACCTTTCATTAAAAAATATACTCTTTCCGCAGGATCACCCGGAAAAAAAATTGTTTTACCCCGTTCAAATTTTTCCACCACAGGGGTATAAATTCCCGCCCCAATTTGACGAAAAACTGAAGCTAAAGGTTGTTCAGACATAGACAATGATTGCATAGAGATAATTAACTTAAAAATAAAATAAAAAATGGCTCGATAAACGACCCTTTCTATAAGAAAATAAGAATAACGAGAAAACCGTCTATAACTTGATCAGTTTAGCGAATAATTGTCCTTAAATTACAGAAAATTAGATTCAAAATCAAGAATATGTTAGATTTGACAGGAAAAAACGCTTTAGTAACAGGTATTGCTAACAATAAATCCATTGCTTGGGGTATTGCTCAACAACTACATAAAGCCGGTGCAAATATTGGTGTTACCTATTTACCCGATGATAAAGGACGTTTCGAGAAAAAAGTTGGAGATTTAGTAGAACCTTTAAACCCCAGTGTTTTTCTTCCTTGCAATGTGCAAGATGATGCTCAAATAGATTCTACCTTCG is a window from the Cyanobacterium sp. Dongsha4 genome containing:
- a CDS encoding DUF3084 domain-containing protein, producing MTSAYILIIAMLLLGGLIAALGDRIGTRVGKARLRLFQLRPKQTAVLITIGTGTLISASTLIILFSLSASLRQGVFQLDEILQKRREITEQLETVKTEKEEAEKALLEAKNRQNTVLSQLNIKENELSTTQKKVKEIQNRTEKLRKEVGRIIKEKEDLLIEKEDIQQQSLKLEESIAQRDQELQEKQGQIEQQEVILQQQQRSLEQLKKRQKQLESDINSRDEQIVELDRLISQTDDILDAKEQELASLESQLEFYRQEVEILEQYYQTYQDLRERPIAVIKGQVLSVTLVQIKKDTDISELVDAILSQANRNVMQIIGYGNQPPTERFVQITRGQVEQMKQQLANPGQYLVRILSAGNYVQGEERIRIFGDVTPNQIIYQKNEAIASISIDEQDLNSGELQEKLDFLISVSQFRARREGILGQIFIGDGKIISLVNFIEELQSSDQTIDEILTVAANETYTSGPLQINLVVIADGKEVFRL
- the ntcA gene encoding global nitrogen regulator NtcA — protein: MQSLSMSEQPLASVFRQIGAGIYTPVVEKFERGKTIFFPGDPAERVYFLMKGAVKLSRVYEAGEEITVALLRENSVFGVLSLITGQKSDRFYHAVAFTPVELLSAPIEHFQRSLKENPELSRLMLQGLSSRILQTEMMIETLAHRDMASRLVSFLLILCRDFGIPSPSGITIDLKLSHQAIAEAIGSTRVTVTRLLGELRQENLITINKKKITVHNPVALSQQFA